A genomic window from Coccinella septempunctata chromosome 9, icCocSept1.1, whole genome shotgun sequence includes:
- the LOC123320951 gene encoding uncharacterized protein LOC123320951 yields MNGLQLMAQEENSDVIAITEHWKSKDELPVYKIIGYKLVSSFCRSRGRHGGCAIYIREELKFTERSDYNLISIPNVIECSSAQIHSNNHKILIICVYRPNSQPLADVDLFLEKLKTILEKCTLERAPFILVGDFNLDILSGSHDSVGFISLLESFNLEPLIRQPTRPSSGTCLDNVITPLVGQAKVIEHHICDHSALKFTSNLNFTTDRRIKSVKRRIINDESTDIFLQELSLLSWDDIFVNSSDPNHLWNIFHSRFFQTFDRCFPKVTIHPSTSRNNFKLTPELINMKKHLDLLYILSFSRSELKDTYKSVKKHYDSLLSRARRDHFSYFIRNSENKSKASWKVINSLTKTCQHGFVRNRSIETATYELINEVLVSLESGEVPMGLFLDLTKAFDCVEHERLLEILDDCGIRDNQLKLIDSYLTSRKQIVVMEVDGELVKSDIRENKMGVPQGSIPGPILFIIYINKLPKAKVSAKYSMRMFADDTNYLLKSSDIVSDVVDSNNVLKSIDT; encoded by the exons ATGAACGGCCTACAGCTAATGGCTCAAGAGGAAAACTCAGACGTAATAGCTATTACAGAACACTGGAAGTCCAAGGATGAACTTCCTGTCTACAAGATAATCGGATACAAGTTAGTTTCAAGTTTCTGCCGTTCAAGAGGGAGACATGGTGGATGTGCAATCTACATCAGagaagaactgaaattcactgaAAGGTCGGACTACAATCTTATTAGTATACCAAATGTCATTGAGTGTTCTTCAGCTCAAATTCATTCAAATAATCATAAAATACTGATTATATGTGTTTATAGGCCTAATTCCCAACCTTTGGCAGATGTGGATCTGTTCTTAGAGAAACTTAAGACTATTCTAGAGAAATGTACACTTGAGAGAGCTCCTTTCATTTTGGTGGGAGATTTCAACCTGGACATCCTGTCAGGATCTCATGACAGTGTTGGGTTTATATCACTCCTGGAGAGTTTCAACTTGGAACCCTTGATTCGTCAGCCCACACGACCCTCATCGGGAACCTGTCTGGATAATGTTATAACCCCCCTGGTGGGGCAAGCTAAGGTGATCGAACATCATATATGTGACCATTCCGCCCTGAAATTCACTTCCAACCTCAATTTCACTACTGATCGCAGAATAAAGTCGGTCAAGAGGAGAATAATAAATGATGAGTCCACCGATATCTTCCTCCAAGAGCTGTCTCTGTTGAGTTGGGATGACATCTTTGTAAATTCATCTGACCCTAACCATCTTTGGAATATATTCCATAGCCGATTTTTTCAGACATTTGATAGATGTTTTCCTAAGGTAACCATTCATCCTTCAACATCCAGGAATAACTTCAAGCTAACACCTGAACTAATAAACATGAAAAAACATCTCGACTTATTATACATACTTTCTTTCTCTAGATCTGAATTGAAAGACACGTATAAGTCAGTGAAGAAACATTATGATAGTCTCCTGTCGAGGGCGAGGAGGGACCACTTCAGTTACTTCATAAGAAACTCTGAAAACAAGTCAAAAGCCTCCTGGAAGgtgataaattctcttacaaaaA CTTGTCAGCATGGATTTGTGAGAAACAGAAGCATTGAAACTGCTACTTATGAGCTTATTAATGAAGTCTTAGTTTCCCTTGAGAGTGGTGAGGTGCCTATGGGACTATTCTTAGATTTAACAAAGGCCTTCGATTGTGTGGAGCATGAAAGACTGCTGGAGATCCTTGATGACTGTGGAATAAGAGACAATCAATTAAAGTTAATAGATAGCTACCTTACATCTCGCAAACAGATAGTTGTTATGGAGGTTGATGGTGAATTAGTCAAGTCAGACATAAGAGAGAATAAGATGGGCGTTCCTCAGGGAAGTATTCCGGGACCTATTCTTTTTATCATCTACATCAACAAGTTACCTAAGGCAAAAGTCTCAGCTAAGTATTCTATGAGgatgtttgctgatgacaccaACTATTTGCTAAAATCTTCGGATATAGTGTCAGATGTTGTGGACTCGAACAATGTTCTGAAGTCT ATAGACACTTGA